One part of the Ursus arctos isolate Adak ecotype North America unplaced genomic scaffold, UrsArc2.0 scaffold_14, whole genome shotgun sequence genome encodes these proteins:
- the OGG1 gene encoding N-glycosylase/DNA lyase isoform X2, producing the protein MCCLCGRGLLSTGDLVPSGRGHFEAEPGVELLACFLLLWSMGHRTLASFPALWATIPCPRSELRLDLVLASGQSFRWREHNPAHWTGVLANQVWTLTQTEEQLYCTVYRADKGWVSRPTPEELKTVRQYFQLDVNLAQLYHHWSSVDPHFQEVAQKFQGVRLLRQDPIECLFSFICSSNNNIARITGMVERLCQAFGPRLIQLDDVTYHGFPSLQALAGPEVEAQLRKLGLGYRARYVSASARAILEEQGGLSWLQQLQKAPYEEAHKALCTLPGVGTKVADCICLMALDKPQAVPVDVHMWQIAQRDYSWHPTTSQAKGPSPQANKELGNFFRSLWGPYAGWAQAVLFSADLRQPHQAQEPPAKRRRSTDPEG; encoded by the exons ATGTGTTGTCTGTGTGGGCGTGGTCTTTTGTCTACGGGAGATCTGGTACCGAGTGGGCGGGGCCATTTTGAGGCGGAGCCTGGAGTGGAATTGTTAGCTTGCTTCCTTCTGCTCTGGAGCATGGGGCATCGTACTCTAGCTTCTTTCCCGGCCCTGTGGGCCACCATCCCCTGTCCACGCTCGGAGCTGCGCCTGGACCTGGTTCTGGCTTCCGGACAGTCCTTCCG gtgGAGGGAACATAACCCTGCGCACTGGACTGGAGTGCTGGCGAACCAGGTATGGACACTGACCCAGACTGAGGAGCAGCTCTACTGTACTGTGTACCGAGCGGACAAGGGATGGGTTAGCAGGCCCACACCAGAAGAGCTGAAGACTGTGCGCCAGTACTTCCAGCTGGATGTCAACCTGGCTCAACTATATCACCACTGGAGTTCCGTGGACCCCCACTTTCAAGAGGTGGCTCAGAAATTCCAAG GTGTGCGACTCCTGCGACAGGACCCCATCGAGTGCCTTTTCTCCTTCATCTGTTCCTCCAACAACAACATTGCTCGCATAACTGGCATGGTAGAACGGCTCTGCCAGGCCTTCGGACCTCGGCTCATCCAGCTTGATGATGTCACCTACCATGGCTTCCCCAGCCTGCAGGCCCTGGCTG GGCCAGAGGTAGAGGCTCAGCTCAGGAAGTTGGGCCTGGGGTACCGTGCCCGCTACGTGAGTGCCAGTGCCCGAGCCATCCTAGAAGAACAGGGCGGGCTGTCCTGGTTGCAGCAGCTGCAGAAGGCCCCCTACGAGGAGGCCCACAAGGCCCTCTGCACCTTGCCCGGGGTGGGCACCAAG gtggCTGACTGCATCTGCTTGATGGCTCTAGACAAGCCCCAGGCTGTGCCCGTGGATGTCCACATGTGGCAGATTGCCCAGCGTGACTATAGCTGGCACCCCACCACGTCTCAGGCCAAGGGTCCAAGCCCCCAGGCTAACAAGGAACTGG GAAACTTTTTCCGGAGCCTGTGGGGACCTTATGCTGGCTGGGCCCAAGCA GTACTGTTCAGTGCTGACCTGCGCCAACCCCACCAAGCTCAGGAGCCACCAGCAAAGCGCAGGAGATCTACAGACCCAGAAGGCTAG
- the OGG1 gene encoding N-glycosylase/DNA lyase isoform X3 codes for MCCLCGRGLLSTGDLVPSGRGHFEAEPGVELLACFLLLWSMGHRTLASFPALWATIPCPRSELRLDLVLASGQSFRWREHNPAHWTGVLANQVWTLTQTEEQLYCTVYRADKGWVSRPTPEELKTVRQYFQLDVNLAQLYHHWSSVDPHFQEVAQKFQGVRLLRQDPIECLFSFICSSNNNIARITGMVERLCQAFGPRLIQLDDVTYHGFPSLQALAGPEVEAQLRKLGLGYRARYVSASARAILEEQGGLSWLQQLQKAPYEEAHKALCTLPGVGTKVADCICLMALDKPQAVPVDVHMWQIAQRDYSWHPTTSQAKGPSPQANKELGNFFRSLWGPYAGWAQAVVLQDSSPLQP; via the exons ATGTGTTGTCTGTGTGGGCGTGGTCTTTTGTCTACGGGAGATCTGGTACCGAGTGGGCGGGGCCATTTTGAGGCGGAGCCTGGAGTGGAATTGTTAGCTTGCTTCCTTCTGCTCTGGAGCATGGGGCATCGTACTCTAGCTTCTTTCCCGGCCCTGTGGGCCACCATCCCCTGTCCACGCTCGGAGCTGCGCCTGGACCTGGTTCTGGCTTCCGGACAGTCCTTCCG gtgGAGGGAACATAACCCTGCGCACTGGACTGGAGTGCTGGCGAACCAGGTATGGACACTGACCCAGACTGAGGAGCAGCTCTACTGTACTGTGTACCGAGCGGACAAGGGATGGGTTAGCAGGCCCACACCAGAAGAGCTGAAGACTGTGCGCCAGTACTTCCAGCTGGATGTCAACCTGGCTCAACTATATCACCACTGGAGTTCCGTGGACCCCCACTTTCAAGAGGTGGCTCAGAAATTCCAAG GTGTGCGACTCCTGCGACAGGACCCCATCGAGTGCCTTTTCTCCTTCATCTGTTCCTCCAACAACAACATTGCTCGCATAACTGGCATGGTAGAACGGCTCTGCCAGGCCTTCGGACCTCGGCTCATCCAGCTTGATGATGTCACCTACCATGGCTTCCCCAGCCTGCAGGCCCTGGCTG GGCCAGAGGTAGAGGCTCAGCTCAGGAAGTTGGGCCTGGGGTACCGTGCCCGCTACGTGAGTGCCAGTGCCCGAGCCATCCTAGAAGAACAGGGCGGGCTGTCCTGGTTGCAGCAGCTGCAGAAGGCCCCCTACGAGGAGGCCCACAAGGCCCTCTGCACCTTGCCCGGGGTGGGCACCAAG gtggCTGACTGCATCTGCTTGATGGCTCTAGACAAGCCCCAGGCTGTGCCCGTGGATGTCCACATGTGGCAGATTGCCCAGCGTGACTATAGCTGGCACCCCACCACGTCTCAGGCCAAGGGTCCAAGCCCCCAGGCTAACAAGGAACTGG GAAACTTTTTCCGGAGCCTGTGGGGACCTTATGCTGGCTGGGCCCAAGCA GTGGTCCTACAGGACTCTTCTCCACTCCAGCCCTGA
- the OGG1 gene encoding N-glycosylase/DNA lyase isoform X1 → MCCLCGRGLLSTGDLVPSGRGHFEAEPGVELLACFLLLWSMGHRTLASFPALWATIPCPRSELRLDLVLASGQSFRWREHNPAHWTGVLANQVWTLTQTEEQLYCTVYRADKGWVSRPTPEELKTVRQYFQLDVNLAQLYHHWSSVDPHFQEVAQKFQGVRLLRQDPIECLFSFICSSNNNIARITGMVERLCQAFGPRLIQLDDVTYHGFPSLQALAGPEVEAQLRKLGLGYRARYVSASARAILEEQGGLSWLQQLQKAPYEEAHKALCTLPGVGTKVADCICLMALDKPQAVPVDVHMWQIAQRDYSWHPTTSQAKGPSPQANKELGNFFRSLWGPYAGWAQAEPRAAAKSGVCSTHCQPEVKRWARLGHGKAAMAPGL, encoded by the exons ATGTGTTGTCTGTGTGGGCGTGGTCTTTTGTCTACGGGAGATCTGGTACCGAGTGGGCGGGGCCATTTTGAGGCGGAGCCTGGAGTGGAATTGTTAGCTTGCTTCCTTCTGCTCTGGAGCATGGGGCATCGTACTCTAGCTTCTTTCCCGGCCCTGTGGGCCACCATCCCCTGTCCACGCTCGGAGCTGCGCCTGGACCTGGTTCTGGCTTCCGGACAGTCCTTCCG gtgGAGGGAACATAACCCTGCGCACTGGACTGGAGTGCTGGCGAACCAGGTATGGACACTGACCCAGACTGAGGAGCAGCTCTACTGTACTGTGTACCGAGCGGACAAGGGATGGGTTAGCAGGCCCACACCAGAAGAGCTGAAGACTGTGCGCCAGTACTTCCAGCTGGATGTCAACCTGGCTCAACTATATCACCACTGGAGTTCCGTGGACCCCCACTTTCAAGAGGTGGCTCAGAAATTCCAAG GTGTGCGACTCCTGCGACAGGACCCCATCGAGTGCCTTTTCTCCTTCATCTGTTCCTCCAACAACAACATTGCTCGCATAACTGGCATGGTAGAACGGCTCTGCCAGGCCTTCGGACCTCGGCTCATCCAGCTTGATGATGTCACCTACCATGGCTTCCCCAGCCTGCAGGCCCTGGCTG GGCCAGAGGTAGAGGCTCAGCTCAGGAAGTTGGGCCTGGGGTACCGTGCCCGCTACGTGAGTGCCAGTGCCCGAGCCATCCTAGAAGAACAGGGCGGGCTGTCCTGGTTGCAGCAGCTGCAGAAGGCCCCCTACGAGGAGGCCCACAAGGCCCTCTGCACCTTGCCCGGGGTGGGCACCAAG gtggCTGACTGCATCTGCTTGATGGCTCTAGACAAGCCCCAGGCTGTGCCCGTGGATGTCCACATGTGGCAGATTGCCCAGCGTGACTATAGCTGGCACCCCACCACGTCTCAGGCCAAGGGTCCAAGCCCCCAGGCTAACAAGGAACTGG GAAACTTTTTCCGGAGCCTGTGGGGACCTTATGCTGGCTGGGCCCAAGCA GAACCCAGAGCTGCAGCCAAGAGTGGCGTCTGTTCCACCCACTGTCAGCCAGAAGTGAAAAGATGGGCCAGACTGGGCCATGGCAAGGCTGCCATGGCGCCAGGACTATAG
- the CAMK1 gene encoding calcium/calmodulin-dependent protein kinase type 1 isoform X1 — MPGAVDGPSWKQVEDIRDIYDFRDVLGTGAFSEVILAEDKRTHKLVAIKCIAKKALEGKEGSMENEIAVLHKIKHPNIVALDDIYESGGHLYLIMQLVSGGELFDRIVEKGFYTERDASRLIFQVLDAVKYLHDLGIVHRDLKPENLLYYSLDEDSKIMISDFGLSKMEDPGSVLSTACGTPGYVAPEVLAQKPYSKAVDCWSIGVIAYILLCGYPPFYDENDAKLFEQILKAEYEFDSPYWDDISDSAKDFIQHLMEKDPEKRFTCEQALQHPWIAGDTALDKNIHQSVSEQIKKNFAKSKWKQAFNATAVVRHMRKLQLGTSQEGQGPTASHGELLTPAAGGEDQCSVEGREWSMKRHPGWSGGCAPTANSVLSPHVGPAAGCCCRDGCVEPGPELSPTLPPQL; from the exons ATGCCGGGGGCAGTGGATGGCCCCAGCTGGAAGCAGGTGGAGGATATTAGGGACATTTACGACTTCCGTGATGTTCTGGGAAC GGGGGCCTTCTCAGAGGTAATCCTGGCAGAAGATAAGAGAACTCACAAGTTGGTGGCCATCAAATGCATCGCCAAGAAGGCTCTGGAGGGCAAGGAGGGCAGCATGGAGAATGAGATCGCTGTCCTGCACAA GATCAAGCATCCCAACATTGTAGCCCTGGATGACATCTATGAGAGTGGGGGTCACCTCTACCTCATCATGCAGCT GGTGTCCGGCGGGGAGCTGTTTGACCGCATCGTGGAGAAAGGCTTCTACACGGAGCGGGATGCCAGCCGCCTCATCTTCCAGGTGCTGGATGCCGTCAAGTACCTGCACGACCTGGGCATAGTACACCGAGACCTCAAG CCAGAGAATCTGTTGTACTACAGCCTGGATGAAgactccaagatcatgatctCTGACTTTGGTCTCTCCAAGATGGAGGACCCTGGCAGCGTGCTCTCCACAGCCTGTGGAACCCCAGGATACGTGG cccctgagGTCCTGGCCCAGAAGCCCTACAGCAAGGCAGTGGATTGCTGGTCCATTGGGGTCATCGCCTACATTCT GCTCTGCGGTTACCCCCCCTTCTATGACGAGAATGATGCCAAACTCTTTGAACAGATTTTGAAGGCCGAGTACGAGTTTGACTCTCCTTACTGGGACGACATCTCTGACTCTG CCAAAGACTTCATCCAGCACTTGATGGAGAAGGATCCGGAAAAGAGGTTCACCTGTGAACAGGCCTTGCAGCACCCGTG GATTGCAGGGGATACGGCTCTAGATAAGAATATTCACCAGTCGGTGAGCGAGCAGATCAAGAAGAACTTTGCCAAAAGCAAGTGGAAG cAAGCTTTCAATGCCACGGCCGTGGTTCGGCACATGAGGAAACTCCAGCTGGGCACCAGCCAGGAGGGGCAGGGACCGACGGCAAGCCACGGGGAGCTGCTGACACCAGCAGCTGGGGGTGAGGACCAGTGCTCTGTGGAAGGGCGTGAGTGGTCCATGAAGAGGCATCCAGGCTGGAGTGGAGGGTGTGCTCCTACGGCCAactctgttctctctccccaTGTAGGGCCAGCGGCTGGCTGCTGCTGTCGAGACGGCTGTGTGGAGCCGGGTCCGGAACTATCCCCTACACTGCCCCCACAGCTCTAG
- the CAMK1 gene encoding calcium/calmodulin-dependent protein kinase type 1 isoform X2, with translation MPGAVDGPSWKQVEDIRDIYDFRDVLGTGAFSEVILAEDKRTHKLVAIKCIAKKALEGKEGSMENEIAVLHKIKHPNIVALDDIYESGGHLYLIMQLVSGGELFDRIVEKGFYTERDASRLIFQVLDAVKYLHDLGIVHRDLKPENLLYYSLDEDSKIMISDFGLSKMEDPGSVLSTACGTPGYVAPEVLAQKPYSKAVDCWSIGVIAYILLCGYPPFYDENDAKLFEQILKAEYEFDSPYWDDISDSAKDFIQHLMEKDPEKRFTCEQALQHPWIAGDTALDKNIHQSVSEQIKKNFAKSKWKQAFNATAVVRHMRKLQLGTSQEGQGPTASHGELLTPAAGGPAAGCCCRDGCVEPGPELSPTLPPQL, from the exons ATGCCGGGGGCAGTGGATGGCCCCAGCTGGAAGCAGGTGGAGGATATTAGGGACATTTACGACTTCCGTGATGTTCTGGGAAC GGGGGCCTTCTCAGAGGTAATCCTGGCAGAAGATAAGAGAACTCACAAGTTGGTGGCCATCAAATGCATCGCCAAGAAGGCTCTGGAGGGCAAGGAGGGCAGCATGGAGAATGAGATCGCTGTCCTGCACAA GATCAAGCATCCCAACATTGTAGCCCTGGATGACATCTATGAGAGTGGGGGTCACCTCTACCTCATCATGCAGCT GGTGTCCGGCGGGGAGCTGTTTGACCGCATCGTGGAGAAAGGCTTCTACACGGAGCGGGATGCCAGCCGCCTCATCTTCCAGGTGCTGGATGCCGTCAAGTACCTGCACGACCTGGGCATAGTACACCGAGACCTCAAG CCAGAGAATCTGTTGTACTACAGCCTGGATGAAgactccaagatcatgatctCTGACTTTGGTCTCTCCAAGATGGAGGACCCTGGCAGCGTGCTCTCCACAGCCTGTGGAACCCCAGGATACGTGG cccctgagGTCCTGGCCCAGAAGCCCTACAGCAAGGCAGTGGATTGCTGGTCCATTGGGGTCATCGCCTACATTCT GCTCTGCGGTTACCCCCCCTTCTATGACGAGAATGATGCCAAACTCTTTGAACAGATTTTGAAGGCCGAGTACGAGTTTGACTCTCCTTACTGGGACGACATCTCTGACTCTG CCAAAGACTTCATCCAGCACTTGATGGAGAAGGATCCGGAAAAGAGGTTCACCTGTGAACAGGCCTTGCAGCACCCGTG GATTGCAGGGGATACGGCTCTAGATAAGAATATTCACCAGTCGGTGAGCGAGCAGATCAAGAAGAACTTTGCCAAAAGCAAGTGGAAG cAAGCTTTCAATGCCACGGCCGTGGTTCGGCACATGAGGAAACTCCAGCTGGGCACCAGCCAGGAGGGGCAGGGACCGACGGCAAGCCACGGGGAGCTGCTGACACCAGCAGCTGGGG GGCCAGCGGCTGGCTGCTGCTGTCGAGACGGCTGTGTGGAGCCGGGTCCGGAACTATCCCCTACACTGCCCCCACAGCTCTAG
- the OGG1 gene encoding N-glycosylase/DNA lyase isoform X4: MCCLCGRGLLSTGDLVPSGRGHFEAEPGVELLACFLLLWSMGHRTLASFPALWATIPCPRSELRLDLVLASGQSFRWREHNPAHWTGVLANQVWTLTQTEEQLYCTVYRADKGWVSRPTPEELKTVRQYFQLDVNLAQLYHHWSSVDPHFQEVAQKFQGVRLLRQDPIECLFSFICSSNNNIARITGMVERLCQAFGPRLIQLDDVTYHGFPSLQALAGG, translated from the exons ATGTGTTGTCTGTGTGGGCGTGGTCTTTTGTCTACGGGAGATCTGGTACCGAGTGGGCGGGGCCATTTTGAGGCGGAGCCTGGAGTGGAATTGTTAGCTTGCTTCCTTCTGCTCTGGAGCATGGGGCATCGTACTCTAGCTTCTTTCCCGGCCCTGTGGGCCACCATCCCCTGTCCACGCTCGGAGCTGCGCCTGGACCTGGTTCTGGCTTCCGGACAGTCCTTCCG gtgGAGGGAACATAACCCTGCGCACTGGACTGGAGTGCTGGCGAACCAGGTATGGACACTGACCCAGACTGAGGAGCAGCTCTACTGTACTGTGTACCGAGCGGACAAGGGATGGGTTAGCAGGCCCACACCAGAAGAGCTGAAGACTGTGCGCCAGTACTTCCAGCTGGATGTCAACCTGGCTCAACTATATCACCACTGGAGTTCCGTGGACCCCCACTTTCAAGAGGTGGCTCAGAAATTCCAAG GTGTGCGACTCCTGCGACAGGACCCCATCGAGTGCCTTTTCTCCTTCATCTGTTCCTCCAACAACAACATTGCTCGCATAACTGGCATGGTAGAACGGCTCTGCCAGGCCTTCGGACCTCGGCTCATCCAGCTTGATGATGTCACCTACCATGGCTTCCCCAGCCTGCAGGCCCTGGCTG gtggCTGA